A genomic region of Lachnoclostridium edouardi contains the following coding sequences:
- a CDS encoding recombinase family protein, producing the protein MKEQSGPIVIYSRKSKFTGKGESIENQVEMCRQYIQLHFGPQAAKQSLVYEDEGFSGGTLDRPQFKKMMCDSQQTHFQAIVVYRLDRISRNIGDFAGLIRELDSRNIDFISIKEQFDTSSPMGRAMMFISSVFSQLERETIAERIRDNMHELAKTGRWLGGTTPTGYKSESVEYITVDGKKKKACQLQIIPEEIETVKVIYDKFLETGSLTKTDAYLLKNRYKTKKGNQFSRFAIKGILSNPVYMIADRDSFHYLSENKVDLFSEEQSFDGVHGIMAYNRTLQQQGKSQKIRPMEEWIVAVGKHCGVIEGKKWIQVQQLLGMNKSKNYRKPRSNVALLSGLLICQNCGSYMRPKLSGRKNEKGEFTYSYLCAMKERSQGSLCHAQNLNGNKLDCEIIEKLKTLNEDAVVLMKLIEKGETKLRANKAAGFFEMEKLTAEKKNNEDEIQSLISALGKAKGSLAEDYIIRQIETVHGKVEELNKQLSILEQQSAWRQWSQEELSFQAQALASLKNWLDLMSVEQKRRFLRLLIEKVVWDGKNIHVFFTGSQECLLFPQGEDSK; encoded by the coding sequence GTGAAAGAGCAATCCGGGCCTATTGTTATTTATTCAAGGAAATCTAAATTCACGGGAAAAGGTGAAAGTATAGAAAACCAGGTGGAAATGTGCCGGCAATATATTCAGTTGCATTTTGGCCCTCAGGCTGCGAAGCAGTCCTTAGTTTATGAGGATGAAGGTTTCTCTGGAGGAACCTTAGACCGACCACAATTTAAAAAAATGATGTGTGACAGCCAACAGACACACTTTCAGGCGATTGTTGTATACCGGCTGGATAGAATCAGCAGAAATATTGGAGATTTTGCCGGCTTAATCAGGGAACTGGACAGCAGAAACATTGATTTTATCTCTATTAAAGAGCAGTTTGATACTTCCTCTCCCATGGGCCGCGCTATGATGTTTATTTCTTCTGTGTTTTCCCAGCTGGAAAGGGAGACTATTGCTGAACGTATCAGAGACAATATGCATGAACTGGCTAAAACGGGACGGTGGCTGGGCGGCACTACCCCTACTGGATATAAGTCAGAAAGTGTGGAATATATAACCGTTGACGGCAAGAAGAAAAAAGCCTGTCAGCTGCAAATCATACCTGAGGAAATAGAAACAGTAAAGGTTATATATGACAAGTTTTTGGAGACAGGTTCGTTAACAAAAACAGATGCCTATCTTTTAAAAAACAGATATAAGACCAAAAAGGGAAATCAATTTAGCAGATTTGCAATTAAAGGAATCTTGTCCAATCCTGTATATATGATAGCAGATAGAGATTCGTTTCACTATTTATCTGAGAATAAGGTAGATTTATTTTCAGAAGAACAAAGCTTTGACGGTGTACACGGGATTATGGCATACAACCGTACACTGCAGCAGCAGGGGAAGTCCCAGAAAATACGGCCTATGGAGGAATGGATAGTAGCTGTGGGAAAGCATTGCGGAGTTATAGAGGGAAAGAAATGGATTCAGGTACAACAGCTTTTGGGAATGAATAAATCCAAAAACTACAGAAAGCCCAGAAGCAATGTAGCCCTGTTATCCGGACTTTTAATTTGTCAAAATTGCGGCAGTTATATGCGGCCAAAGCTCTCTGGAAGAAAAAATGAAAAAGGAGAGTTTACATACTCTTATTTATGCGCCATGAAGGAAAGAAGTCAAGGCAGTTTGTGCCATGCGCAAAATCTTAACGGAAATAAATTGGATTGCGAAATCATAGAAAAATTAAAAACTTTAAATGAAGATGCTGTTGTTTTAATGAAACTAATAGAAAAAGGAGAGACGAAGCTGCGGGCAAATAAGGCTGCCGGATTTTTTGAAATGGAGAAATTGACTGCTGAGAAAAAGAATAATGAGGATGAGATACAGTCTTTAATATCTGCCCTGGGAAAGGCGAAAGGTTCCTTGGCAGAAGATTATATTATTCGGCAGATTGAAACTGTACATGGGAAGGTAGAAGAATTAAATAAGCAGCTGTCTATTTTAGAGCAACAATCTGCATGGCGGCAGTGGTCACAGGAGGAGCTGAGCTTTCAGGCACAAGCGCTTGCCTCTTTAAAAAATTGGCTGGATCTTATGAGCGTGGAACAAAAACGAAGGTTTTTAAGACTATTAATAGAAAAGGTGGTGTGGGACGGCAAAAATATTCATGTTTTTTTCACCGGCTCACAGGAATGTCTGTTGTTTCCGCAAGGAGAGGATAGCAAATGA
- a CDS encoding YifB family Mg chelatase-like AAA ATPase, which yields MFSKVNSGGILGIEGYLVGVEADVSGGLPGFSMVGYLSSEVKEARDRVQTAMKNSGFQLLARKITVNLSPADVRKAGTAFDLPVAIAVLAAFGVITQEALNHVWIAGELGLDGRIKGIHGVLPMVMAARDQGIRFCFLPEENIKEGKLAEGCTVIGVRYLKELVELLNCPEKIKVDVRQEECEERVSENSDCDFSQVRGQLVMRRAVEIGAAGRHNILLAGAAGTGKSMIAKRIPTILPSLTKEESLEISKVYSVCGMLKEGMPLITSRPFRSPHHTITPQAFIGGGNTPRPGEISLASGGVLFLDEMTEFQHSVLELLRQPMEDRAVNISRLNGSCSFPADTMIVAAINPCPCGFYPDKTRCRCTDSQIRKYLSKISKPIWDRIDICAEAAPPVFSSIRNKSVSESSAAIRKRVETAAEIQKHRFKKEAIYFNCQMGKKEIEKYCMLGKEEEDFLFQLFNRASLSTRGCDKVLKVARTIADLEGEEQIKSHHLCEAAGYRKMEEKYWGGIL from the coding sequence TTGTTCAGTAAAGTAAATAGCGGTGGTATTTTAGGAATAGAGGGCTACCTGGTCGGTGTAGAGGCGGATGTCAGCGGCGGTCTGCCAGGCTTTTCTATGGTAGGGTATTTGTCGTCAGAGGTAAAAGAAGCCAGGGATAGGGTTCAGACAGCGATGAAAAATTCCGGTTTTCAGCTTTTAGCCAGAAAAATAACAGTGAACTTATCTCCTGCAGATGTGCGGAAGGCGGGCACTGCTTTTGATCTGCCTGTGGCCATAGCAGTGTTAGCAGCTTTTGGGGTGATTACCCAGGAGGCCTTAAACCATGTATGGATTGCAGGAGAGCTAGGGTTAGACGGAAGAATTAAGGGAATACACGGCGTACTCCCCATGGTAATGGCTGCCAGAGATCAGGGCATACGCTTTTGTTTTCTCCCAGAGGAAAATATAAAGGAAGGAAAATTGGCTGAAGGCTGTACCGTGATAGGAGTAAGATATTTAAAAGAATTAGTAGAGCTTTTAAATTGTCCGGAAAAAATAAAAGTAGATGTTAGGCAAGAGGAGTGTGAAGAAAGGGTAAGTGAAAATTCTGACTGTGATTTCAGCCAGGTTCGGGGACAGCTTGTGATGCGGCGGGCAGTAGAAATAGGGGCTGCCGGAAGGCATAATATTTTGCTGGCCGGAGCTGCAGGTACAGGAAAAAGTATGATTGCAAAAAGAATTCCCACTATACTTCCCAGCCTGACTAAAGAAGAAAGCCTTGAAATATCAAAGGTTTACAGCGTCTGCGGTATGCTAAAGGAGGGAATGCCCTTAATTACGTCCAGACCTTTCCGAAGTCCTCACCATACCATAACGCCTCAGGCATTTATTGGAGGTGGCAATACTCCCAGGCCGGGAGAAATATCCCTAGCTTCAGGAGGAGTATTATTTTTAGACGAAATGACAGAATTTCAGCACAGTGTGTTAGAGCTTCTCAGGCAGCCTATGGAGGACAGGGCAGTAAATATTTCCAGATTAAACGGTTCCTGCAGCTTTCCGGCAGATACTATGATTGTGGCGGCAATTAATCCTTGCCCATGTGGATTCTATCCGGACAAAACTAGATGCAGATGTACAGACAGCCAGATCAGAAAGTATTTATCTAAAATTTCAAAGCCAATATGGGACAGAATTGATATTTGTGCAGAGGCAGCTCCGCCGGTTTTCTCTTCTATTAGAAATAAATCAGTTTCAGAATCTTCAGCAGCAATACGAAAAAGGGTGGAGACTGCAGCCGAAATACAAAAACATAGATTTAAAAAGGAGGCTATTTATTTTAACTGTCAAATGGGGAAAAAGGAAATAGAGAAGTATTGTATGCTTGGAAAAGAAGAGGAAGATTTTCTTTTCCAGCTGTTTAATAGAGCCAGCCTCAGCACAAGAGGCTGCGACAAAGTGTTAAAAGTGGCCAGAACTATTGCTGATTTGGAAGGAGAGGAGCAGATAAAAAGCCATCATCTATGTGAAGCGGCAGGTTACAGAAAAATGGAGGAAAAGTATTGGGGAGGAATTTTATAA
- a CDS encoding flavodoxin family protein: MKVLMINGSPRKEGNTSIALKEMEKILIQEGIETEIVQIGSKDIRGCVACGFCKDKGRCVFNDEVNQLALKLQESDGLVVASPVYYSSANATLTACLDRLFYSTSFDKTMKVGASIAVARRGGCSATFDQLNKYFTITGMPVASSQYWNSVHGRNQGEALQDEEGLQTMRVLARNMAFLIKSIALGKEKYGLPETEKRVFTHFI, encoded by the coding sequence ATGAAAGTATTAATGATTAATGGAAGCCCAAGAAAAGAGGGAAACACTTCTATTGCTTTAAAAGAAATGGAAAAGATATTAATTCAGGAGGGAATAGAGACAGAGATAGTACAAATTGGAAGTAAAGATATAAGAGGCTGTGTTGCATGTGGATTTTGTAAGGATAAAGGCCGATGCGTATTTAATGATGAAGTGAATCAGCTGGCTTTAAAGCTGCAGGAGTCAGATGGTCTTGTAGTAGCCAGCCCTGTGTATTACAGCTCTGCAAACGCCACTTTGACTGCATGTCTGGACAGATTATTTTACAGTACATCTTTTGATAAGACAATGAAAGTGGGGGCCAGCATAGCAGTAGCGCGAAGAGGCGGATGTTCAGCTACGTTTGATCAGCTAAATAAGTATTTTACTATTACAGGAATGCCTGTAGCTTCCAGTCAGTACTGGAATAGTGTGCATGGGCGAAACCAGGGAGAAGCGCTGCAGGATGAAGAGGGGCTTCAAACTATGCGCGTGTTGGCGAGAAACATGGCTTTTTTAATAAAAAGCATTGCCTTGGGAAAGGAAAAATACGGGCTTCCTGAAACTGAAAAAAGAGTATTTACACACTTTATATAA
- a CDS encoding TIGR03915 family putative DNA repair protein, with product MTVFLCAQDFEGILCGVYCGFMSRLGHDNVRLEFKDTYVPELFTQYKEVETIREIADQVVESVRKRISEDAYEMIYEASLSMDDKRADKIYRFLIAGFQNGSKVKDMLQLPAVFHIFEMCRHLTHEAHLLTGFTRFTQMEGTLYGVIGPKNDVLVLVARHFADRLPEENWILYDKIREKAAVHQSGRGWLIVYPQDNQWSTKLKRAEESQNFEELWTSFFHSINIKERENPKCQRNMLPLRYRTYMTEFQK from the coding sequence ATGACTGTATTTCTGTGCGCCCAGGATTTTGAAGGGATCTTATGCGGCGTATATTGTGGGTTTATGAGCCGGCTGGGACATGATAATGTCAGATTGGAATTTAAAGACACATATGTACCAGAACTTTTTACTCAGTATAAAGAGGTTGAGACTATAAGAGAGATTGCTGATCAAGTAGTTGAATCAGTGAGAAAAAGGATTTCAGAAGATGCATATGAGATGATTTATGAAGCCTCTCTCAGTATGGATGATAAACGGGCTGACAAAATATACAGATTTCTAATTGCAGGCTTTCAAAATGGCAGTAAGGTAAAAGATATGCTGCAGCTTCCAGCGGTATTTCATATATTTGAGATGTGCCGCCACTTGACTCACGAGGCCCATCTGCTTACAGGCTTTACCAGATTTACTCAAATGGAAGGGACGCTTTATGGTGTTATAGGACCTAAAAATGATGTCTTAGTTTTAGTTGCCAGACATTTTGCAGACAGACTGCCTGAGGAAAACTGGATTTTGTATGACAAAATAAGAGAAAAAGCAGCAGTTCATCAGTCTGGCAGGGGATGGCTGATCGTTTACCCTCAGGACAATCAATGGAGCACCAAATTAAAAAGAGCAGAGGAAAGCCAAAATTTTGAAGAATTGTGGACAAGTTTCTTTCACAGTATTAATATAAAAGAAAGAGAGAACCCAAAATGTCAGAGAAATATGCTTCCTCTTAGATACAGGACATATATGACAGAATTTCAAAAATAA
- a CDS encoding putative DNA modification/repair radical SAM protein, with protein MLIQEELSIKQKLEILTDAAKYDVACTSSGINRRGKKGSTGSTSACGICHSFAADGRCISLLKILFTNQCIHDCKYCINRRSNDVVRTSFTPEEVCTLTMEFYRRNYIEGLFLSSGILYSPDFTMDLIYQTLYKLRREFHFRGYIHVKAIPGADPALIEKTGYLADRMSINLELPTAEGLKRLAPGKSRDKILLPMRQIQKGIAAGKQELAVYNRSSSFVPAGQSTQMIVGATPESDYHMITVAEALYKKYDLKRVFYSAFVRVNDDSLLPALPSGPPLLREHRLYQADWLLRYYGFQAGELLSEDRPNFNVLLDPKCDWAIGHLEQFPVEVNIADYYTLLRVPGMGVKSVRRIVAARRQGALDFQDLKKMGVVLKRAAYFITCKGRMMYPVKMDQDVITRMIIGEEKRQVWDIEHHNIYRQMSLFDDYHMTVPPAMEDLAMTVSGSI; from the coding sequence ATGTTGATTCAAGAGGAATTAAGTATAAAGCAAAAGCTGGAGATTCTTACAGATGCAGCTAAATATGATGTAGCCTGTACTTCTAGCGGTATAAACAGAAGAGGAAAAAAGGGAAGCACAGGAAGTACTTCAGCCTGCGGAATTTGTCATAGTTTTGCTGCTGACGGCAGATGTATTTCTCTTCTGAAGATTTTGTTTACAAACCAATGTATCCATGACTGCAAATATTGTATTAACAGGCGCTCTAATGATGTAGTCAGGACTTCCTTTACTCCGGAAGAGGTTTGTACTTTGACTATGGAGTTTTACAGAAGAAATTATATAGAAGGTCTTTTTCTCAGCTCCGGCATTTTGTACAGCCCGGATTTCACTATGGATTTAATTTATCAGACATTGTACAAGCTGCGCCGTGAATTTCATTTTAGAGGCTATATTCATGTAAAGGCGATTCCCGGAGCTGATCCTGCGCTGATTGAAAAAACAGGATATTTGGCTGACAGAATGAGTATCAATCTGGAGCTGCCTACAGCAGAAGGATTAAAAAGACTGGCTCCAGGGAAATCCAGGGACAAGATACTGCTTCCAATGCGTCAGATTCAAAAAGGTATTGCAGCGGGGAAGCAAGAGCTTGCTGTTTATAATCGTTCTTCCTCCTTTGTACCTGCAGGGCAAAGTACTCAGATGATTGTAGGGGCTACGCCGGAAAGCGATTATCATATGATAACTGTAGCAGAAGCCCTTTATAAAAAATATGATTTAAAGAGAGTATTTTACTCAGCCTTTGTCAGAGTTAATGATGACAGCCTGCTTCCAGCCCTTCCTTCCGGTCCGCCTCTTTTGCGGGAGCATCGTTTATACCAGGCGGATTGGCTTTTAAGATATTATGGCTTTCAGGCAGGAGAGCTGCTGTCGGAGGATAGGCCTAATTTTAATGTATTATTAGACCCTAAGTGCGACTGGGCTATAGGACATTTAGAGCAGTTTCCAGTGGAAGTGAATATAGCTGATTATTATACTCTTCTCAGAGTTCCTGGTATGGGAGTAAAGTCTGTCAGGCGTATTGTTGCCGCCAGGCGGCAGGGGGCTTTGGATTTTCAGGATCTGAAAAAAATGGGAGTAGTATTAAAAAGAGCCGCTTATTTTATTACTTGTAAAGGCCGTATGATGTATCCTGTAAAAATGGATCAGGATGTGATCACAAGAATGATAATCGGAGAAGAGAAAAGGCAGGTATGGGATATAGAGCATCACAATATATACCGCCAGATGTCTCTTTTTGACGATTATCATATGACGGTTCCTCCAGCTATGGAGGACTTGGCTATGACTGTTTCAGGCAGTATATAG
- a CDS encoding alpha/beta fold hydrolase yields MTVVKKEYRILSSDGKSKLYIVRWEPKGAVFAVLHISHGMLEHIGRYEEFAIYLAKRGIAVIGHDHLGHGKSSLKENYGFFGENHGGNYLIRDIRRIRYVISRWYPDTPCFLMGHSMGSFLLRRYISVYPNQEKGIILTGTGEKPYALLLAGLAIVSFTGKIKGKMYRSVLFEDLMLGRFGKSFRPVKTASDWLSCDEEKVSEYVKDSMCRFHFTCSAYEDFLNILIDLKKRIVRKKCPSDLSVLLASGCDDPVGDKGKGVERVYTQMKKYGGKDISMILYSNCRHEILNEKNRIQVYNDLAQWILKRI; encoded by the coding sequence ATGACTGTAGTAAAAAAAGAATATAGGATTTTATCCAGCGATGGTAAAAGCAAACTTTATATAGTCAGATGGGAACCAAAGGGCGCAGTTTTTGCTGTCCTTCATATTTCTCACGGTATGCTGGAACATATAGGGAGATATGAGGAGTTTGCGATATACTTAGCAAAGCGGGGAATTGCTGTGATTGGCCATGACCATTTGGGACATGGAAAAAGCAGTTTAAAAGAGAATTATGGCTTTTTTGGAGAAAACCATGGCGGAAATTATCTGATTCGGGACATTCGCAGAATAAGATATGTAATTTCCCGGTGGTATCCAGATACCCCATGTTTTCTCATGGGTCACAGCATGGGGTCTTTTTTGCTTAGACGTTATATTTCTGTATATCCAAATCAGGAAAAAGGTATTATTCTCACTGGGACGGGGGAGAAGCCTTACGCTTTGCTGTTGGCAGGATTAGCTATAGTTTCCTTCACAGGAAAGATAAAAGGGAAAATGTATCGAAGCGTTTTGTTTGAGGATCTAATGCTTGGAAGATTTGGAAAAAGTTTTCGCCCTGTAAAAACTGCTAGTGATTGGCTGTCATGTGATGAGGAAAAGGTATCAGAATATGTAAAAGATTCCATGTGCAGATTTCATTTCACATGTTCTGCATATGAGGATTTTTTAAATATTTTGATTGATTTGAAAAAGAGAATAGTAAGAAAAAAGTGTCCCTCAGATCTTTCTGTTTTATTAGCCTCAGGATGTGATGATCCTGTTGGAGATAAGGGAAAGGGAGTAGAACGTGTTTACACACAGATGAAAAAATATGGCGGAAAAGATATTTCTATGATTTTATATTCTAATTGCCGCCATGAAATATTAAACGAAAAAAATAGGATTCAAGTTTATAATGATCTGGCTCAGTGGATTCTAAAGCGTATTTAA